From the genome of Mesorhizobium sp. INR15, one region includes:
- a CDS encoding ketopantoate reductase family protein: MKIAILGGGGAMGGIFGGYLARAGNDVTLIDVSKAAVTAINDNGLTIEEKDGSQPVIKVPASDNPASVGPVDLIINFVKCYHTEVAVRAAAPMIAKDTAVLSLQNGWGNAPRIASIVGEDRVLVGLTYHGGTLLAPGRVKHPGSGMTYIGELTGKPTERLGKVIETFRAAQIETTQSDKILNEVWKKLALNACTLPVAGLLHFMSHELVAFDGTKSLMAAILKEVVAVATAQGIALDYDERWAAITGLLENAVGGKASMLQDVEARRQTEIEVINGAIVAAGQRVGVPTPHNETMVWMIEAVESHYLQAKAQ; the protein is encoded by the coding sequence ATGAAAATCGCCATTCTGGGCGGCGGCGGAGCTATGGGCGGGATATTCGGGGGATATCTTGCACGCGCCGGCAATGACGTGACGCTCATCGACGTCTCCAAGGCGGCGGTGACGGCAATCAACGACAACGGCCTGACCATCGAAGAGAAGGATGGTTCGCAGCCGGTGATCAAGGTGCCGGCAAGCGACAATCCCGCAAGCGTCGGACCGGTCGATCTCATCATCAATTTCGTAAAGTGCTATCACACCGAAGTTGCGGTTCGGGCTGCAGCACCTATGATTGCCAAGGATACCGCGGTGCTCAGCCTGCAGAATGGCTGGGGCAATGCACCGCGCATTGCCTCAATTGTCGGCGAGGACCGAGTGCTGGTCGGCTTGACCTATCATGGCGGCACGCTACTGGCTCCCGGCCGCGTCAAGCATCCCGGTTCGGGCATGACTTATATTGGCGAGCTAACCGGCAAGCCGACCGAGCGCCTAGGCAAGGTCATCGAGACCTTCCGCGCCGCGCAGATTGAGACGACGCAGTCGGACAAGATCCTGAACGAGGTCTGGAAAAAGCTGGCGCTCAATGCCTGCACCCTGCCGGTTGCCGGGCTACTGCATTTCATGTCGCACGAACTCGTCGCCTTCGACGGCACCAAGAGCCTGATGGCCGCTATCCTCAAGGAGGTGGTTGCCGTTGCCACCGCGCAAGGCATCGCGCTCGACTACGACGAACGCTGGGCAGCGATCACCGGCCTGCTCGAAAACGCCGTTGGCGGCAAGGCGTCCATGCTGCAGGACGTCGAAGCCAGGCGGCAAACCGAGATCGAGGTCATCAACGGCGCCATCGTCGCGGCCGGCCAGCGCGTCGGCGTGCCGACCCCGCACAATGAGACGATGGTCTGGATGATCGAGGCCGTTGAGAGCCATTACCTCCAGGCCAAGGCTCAGTAG